TGCGAGGCCGACGTGCCGATCACCTCGAAGTCGATCGTCACCACCGGGTCGGTCTACAACCGCTGAGCGCCGCCAGGCGCGACGCTCAACGACTCGGTGCTCAGGAGTTGGCGGCGGCGTTCTTCGCTGCAGTCCGGGCGCGGGCCGCCGTACGCAGGCGCTCGCCGGCGTCCAGCACGACCTTGCGGATCCGCACCGTGTCCGGGGTGACCTCGACGCACTCGTCGTCGCGGCAGAACTCCAGGCACTGCTCGAGGCTGAGCTTCTTCGGGGGGATGAGCTTCTCGAAGTTGTCCGAGGTGGAGGAGCGGACGTTGGTCTGCTGCTTCTCCTTGGTGATGTTCACGTCCATGTCGTCGGCGCGCGAGTTCTCGCCGATGATCATGCCCTCGTAGACCTCGGTGGTCGGCTCGACGAACATGACACCGCGCTCCTGCAGGTTCGTCATCGCGTACGCCGTGGCCGCGCCCGCGCGGTCGGCCACCAGGGAACCCTGCGAGCGGGACTGGATCGGCCCGGCCCACGGCTCGTAGCCCTCGGAGATGTGGTGGGCGATGCCGGTGCCGCGGGTCTGGGTGAGGAAGTCGGTCCGGAAGCCGATCAGTCCGCGCGAGGGGACCAGGAACTCCATCCGCACCCACCCGGTGCCGTGGTTCGTCATCTGCTCCATACGCCCCTTGCGCAGCGCGAGCAGCTGGGTGATGGCGCCGAGGTGCTCCTCGGGCGCGTCGATCGTGAGGCGCTCGGTCGGCTCGTGCAGCTTGCCGTCGATCTCCTTGGTGACGACCTGCGGCTTGCCGACGGTGAGCTCGAAGCCCTCGCGTCGCATCTGCTCGACCAGGATGGCCAGCGCGAGCTCTCCGCGGCCCTGGACCTCCCAGGCGTCGGGGCGCTCGGTGGGGAGGACGCGGAGCGACACGTTGCCGATCAGCTCGCTGTCGAGGCGGTCCTTGACGAGGCGGGCGGTGACCTTGGTGTTCTTGGTCGGGCCCTTGCCGGCCAGCGGCGAGGTGTTGGTGCCGATGGTCATCGAGATGGCCGGCTCGTCGACGTGGATGAGCGGCAGCGCGACCGGGTTCTCGGGGTCGGCCAGCGTCTCACCGATGGTGATGTCCGGGATGCCGGCGATGGCGACGATGTCGCCGGGGCCGGCGCTCTCGCCCGGCTTGCGCTCGAGGCCCTCGGTGACCAGCAGCTCGGTGATCTTGACCGTCTTGGAGGTGCCGTCGCGCTTCATCCAGGCCACGTTCTGGCCCTTCTTCAGGTTGCCCTCGTGGATGCGCAGCAGCGCGAGGCGACCGAGGAACGGGCTGGAGTCGAGGTTGGTGACGTGCGCCTGCAGCGGTGCGCCCTCGGTGTAGGTCGGGGCCGGGATCGTGTCCAGGATCGTCTGGAACAGCGGCTCGAGGCTGTCGCCGTCGGGCATGGTCGCGTTCTCCGGCGCGGTCAGCGAGGCGATGCCCGCGCGGCCCGAGGCGTAGACGACCGGGAAGTCGAGCGCGTCCTGGCTGTGCGACTCGTCGAGCAGGTCCATGAACAGCTCGTAGGTCTCGTCGACGACCTCGGCGATCCGGGCGTCTCCGCGGTCGGTCTTGTTCACGACCAGGATGACGGGCATGTCGGCGTTCAGCGCCTTGCGCAGCACGAACCGGGTCTGCGGCAGCGGACCCTCGGACGCGTCGACCAGCAGCACGATGCCGTCCACCATGGACAGGCCGCGCTCGACCTCGCCACCGAAGTCGGCGTGACCGGGGGTGTCGATGATGTTGATCGTCATCGGCTTGCCCTCGGCGGCCGGGCCTGCGTAGTGCACCGCGGTGTTCTTGGCGAGGATGGTGATGCCCTTCTCGCGCTCGAGCTCGCCGGAGTCCATCGCCCGCTCGGAGACGCCCTCGGCCTGGTGCTCGGTGAACGCGCCCGCCTGGAGGAGCATGGCGTCGACCAGCGTGGTCTTGCCGTGGTCGACGTGCGCGACGATCGCGACGTTGCGCAGGTCGTTACGGGTGGTGGTGCTCATGAGCAGTGGTGCCTTCCGGGCAGGAGTGAGACAGGTCTCGATAACGGGGTCTGATGCTGGGTGAGTGCGTCGAACGACGACCCCGAAGTCTATCGTGAGTCTCGTGTCCGACCTGCCACCGCCAATTGGCGCCCCCACGTTCTCGGTGCTGTTCGTCTGCATCGGCAACGTCTGCCGCTCCCCGGTGGGAGAACGGCTGCTGGCGGCCCGGTTGCCGACGGACCGGTTCACCGTCTCGAGCGCCGGGGTCGGGGCGATGGTCGGCTACGCGATGAGCAAGTACGCCGCGGCGGAGCTGGTCGGCTACGGCGGCGATCCAAAGGGCTTCGCCGCCCGCCAGCTGACCCCCGACCTGATCGAGGGCGCGGACCTGATCCTGACGGCCACCCGCGACCTGCGCTCGCAGGTGCTCTCGGAGTCACCGGGTGCGCTGCGGCGCACCTTCACCATCCTGGAGTTCGCTGCGCTGACCGGCATGAACGACGCCACCTCGCCGGCCGAGGTCGTCAAGTGGGCCGGTGCGCACCGTTCCGCCGCGGGCTCGGTCGAGCAGGACGTGCCCGACCCCTTCCGCCGGGGTCCGGAGATGCACGCGGCGGCGGCAGCGGCCATCCACGACGCGGTCCAGCAGATCGCCGAAGGCCTGCAGCGTTGATCCGCTCGGTTCTCGCCGCGACGGCGGTCGTCGCCGTCGGGCTCACCGCGGTGCTGACCTCGGGGTCGGCTCCCGGAGCGGAGCGCGTGCACGACGACCGGCCCGACCGGGTCGCGGTCGTCGCCGGGCAGACCGTGGTGGCACCGGAGACGCTGGTCGCCAGGACGACCGCTCGGCCGCTGGCCGGGATCCGGATCGCCCTCGACCCGGGTCACCAGCTCGGCAACCACCGCTTCCCGGCGAAGATCAACAGGCTCGTCCCGGCCGGGGGCTTCGAGAAGCCGTGCAACACCACGGGGACCTCGACCAACGGCGGCTACCCGGAGGCGACGGCCAACTTCGCGATCGCGTCGGCCGTGAAGAAACGCCTCGAGGCGCTCGGGGCCACCGTGCTGATGACCCGCACGCGGAACAGCCCGAAGCTGTGGGGACCGTGCGTCGACGTCCGGGGCAGGTTCGGCGAGAAGGTGCACGCGTCGCTCACGGTGAGCCTCCACGCCGACGGCACCCGTGCGTCCGGCCGCGGTTTCCACGTGATCGCGCCGAAGTCGCGCAAGCCGTGGACGAACGACATCGCCAAGCGGTCGTTGAGGCTGGCCAAGGCGCTGCGCGCCGGCCTGGACCAGCACGGGGTGAAGCGGTCGAACTACCTCGCCGGCGGCACCGGTCTGGTGATCCGCTCGGACCTCGGAACGTTGAACAAGTCCGACGTGCCGATCGCGATGGTCGAGCTCGGCAACATGCGCAACGCCAGGGAGGCGAAGAGGTTCTCCAGCGGCAAGGGCCAGCAGACGTACGCCGCAGCAGTGGTCGCCGGGATCCGGAAGTACCTGCGCCGCTAGTCGGAGAAGATCGGCCCCCGGTGCAGCTGGAACTGCGCCGCCTGGGCGACCGGCCGCAGCACCATCTCGTCGACGTTCACGTGCCGGGGGAGGGTCGCGACCCAGCGCACGGCCTCGGCCACGTCCGCCGCGACCAGCGGGCTGTCCACGTCTGCGTACACGGCAGCCGCACGGTCCGCGTCACCGAGCCGGGTCAGCGCGAACTCGTCGGTGTGCACCATCCCGGGCGCGATCTCGGTCACCCGGATCGGTTCGCCGTTCAGCTCCAGGCGCAGGGTCTGGCTGACCGCGCGCAGGCCGTGCTTCGCCGCGGTGTAGCCGCCACCGGCGACGTAGGTGTTCGTTCCCGCGGTCGAGCCGATGTTCACGATCAGGCCGTGCCCGGTAGCGCGCAGCGCCGGTAGCAGCGCCTGGGTCACCCGGACCACGCCGAGCACGTTCACCTCGTACATCCGTTGCCAGGTCTCGATCTCGGCGTCGGCGACGTGGGCGGCGTCGAAGGCACCGCCGGCGTTGTTGACCAGGACGTCCAGGCGGTCCCCGACACTGTCCGCCAGTGCGGCGACCGACGCCGCCGAGGTGACGTCGCAGGTGACCGCGGTGCCGCCGATCTCCTCCGCGAGCTGGGCTATCCGGTCGGTACGCCGTGCCGCGCAGACCACCCGGTACCCGTCCGCGGCGAGAGCCCGGGCCGAGGCGGCGCCGATCCCGCTGCTGGCACCGGTGACGACGGCGACTCGGGCTTGATCGGTGCTCACAGGGGCTCCTCGGGGACTGCGCGGAAGGGGGTTTCCCATCCTGGCACGGGGGAATGGGCAACAATGACCGGTGGTTGTGTCGGTGATCGGTGCCAGGGGAGGAGGCCAGGTGAACGCAGCGCGCACGCACGACGAGCCGCACGGCGCGGAGCCGTCGATCCGTCGTCTCGCGATGATCAGTCTGCACACCTCGCCCCTCGAGCAGCCCGGGACGGGTGACGCCGGCGGCATGAACGTGTACGTCACCGAGGTGGCCAAGCGGCTCGCCTCCCGCGGCATCGAGGTCGACATCTTCACCCGCGCCACCGACTCGCAGCTGCCCGCGCTCGTCCCGGTCTCGGCCGGCGTGAACGTGCGGCACATCGTCGCCGGACCCTTCGAGGGTCTGGCCAAGGACGAGCTGCCCGGCCAGCTCTGCGTGTTCGCCCGCGAGGTGCTGCGCACCGAGGCCCAGTTCGACCTCGGCCACTACGACGCCGTGCACAGCCACTACTGGCTCTCCGGACAGGTGGGCGCGCTCGCCCGCGACCGGTGGGGCGTGCCGCTGGTGCACTCGATGCACACGATGGCCAAGGTCAAGAACGCGTTGCTCGCCGAGGGCGACGCTCCCGAGCCGCCGGCGCGGGTGATCGGCGAGGAGCAGGTCGTCGCCGCTGCGGACATGCTCATCGCCAACACGGTCGACGAGGCGAAGGACCTGATCAACCGCTACGACGCCGACCCGTCCAAGGTCGAGGTCGTGCACCCCGGTGTCGACCTGGACGCCTTCCGCCCGACCTCGATGGCCGCTGCGCGCGCCCGGCTCGGGGTGCGCCAGGACGCGCACGTGCTCGCCTTCGTGGGCCGCATCCAGCCGCTCAAAGCGCCTGACGTGCTGCTCCGCGCCGCCGCCGAGCTGCTGCGCCAGGACCCGTCGCTACGCCACCGGCTCGTGGTCGCCGTCATCGGCGGACCGTCGGGCACGGGGCTGGAGCACCCTGACGCCCTGGTCGGGCTGGCGCGTTCGTTGGGCATCGCCGACGTCGTCCGGTTCGTGCCGCCCGTGCGCCGCGACGAGCTGGTCGACTGGTACGCCGCCGCGACCCTGGTGTGCGTGCCGTCGTACAACGAGAGCTTCGGGCTCGTCGCCGTGGAGGCCCAGGCCGTCGGCACTCCGGTCGTCGCTGCCGCTGTCGGCGGCCTGACCACCGCCGTGGTCGACGGCGAGTCCGGTTTCCTGGTCGAGGGTCACGACCCGGCCGACTACGCCCGGGTGTTCCGCCGCGTGATCGCGGAGCCGGCGCTGCGCGCCGAGCTGTCGATGGGCGCGGTCGCGCAGGCGTCCGGCTTCAGCTGGGAGCGGACGGCCGACGCGACGCTGGAGGTCTACCAGCGTGCGGTCCAGGTCCTCACCGCAGAGGGTGTCCGATGAGCGCGGCGGACGTCCTGCGCGCGGCGCTGACCGACGGGGGGATCGACTGGGAGGAGCTGACGCCCGGCATCGTCGACGTCGTCCTGCCCGGTGAGCGCAAGCTCAAGATCCCGGTGCGGATCGAGGTGGGCGCGCACGCACTGAGCCTGCACGCGTTCGTGTGCCGCAAGCCGGACGAGAACTTCGAAGCCGTGTACCGGTGGATGCTCGAGCGCAACATGAAGATGTTCGCGATGGCCTTCGCCCTCGACGCGGTCGGCGACATCTTCCTGGACGCGCGGCTGCCGCTGAGCGTGGTCACCCCGGAGGAGATCGACCGGCTGCTCGGGTCGGTGCTGTCCTACGCCGACGAGTCCTTCAACGTGCTGCTCGAGCTCGGCTTCGCCTCGGCGATCCGCAAGGAGTGGAACTGGCGGATCGCGAACGGCGAGTCGACCGCCAACCTGGAGGCGTTCCGGGGCTGGCTCGAGGTGGAGCCGGCCGCGGACTAACCCCGCTGGACCACCCGCGAGAGCAGGACCGGCTTGTGGTCCCGGACGATCGCGTAGTCCACCGGCCTGCCTGTCGCTTCGAAGACCGAGATCGGGGCGACGCGACCGCGCGAGATGAAGCTGCCGCCCGCCTCGGAGGTCAGTCTGTCGATCTCTGCCTGGCCGACGAGCGCACCCGCCTTCACGTCGCCGTCCTGGGGACCGAGACGTTTCGTGCCGAGCTCGAAGAAGGCGAGCGGTGACCGACCCGTGGCCTTCTCCAGGCACGCCGCCGTCTCGGTGACCCGCCAGAGGTTGTCGGTCCGCTTCACGGTCAGGACCACCCGAGGCTGCTTGCCCGGCTCGGCCAGACCGACCCGCTTGGTGTCCTCGTCGATGTTCGTCGAGCGGGCGGTCTCGTTCGCGCCGAGCCACTTCTCGACGGCGGCGGTCGCGGTGAAGGAGCCGCTCTTCGCCGAGGTCTCGACGTCGAACCGGACCACGGCATCCGCGGCGCAGATCCCCTCGGCGCTGAACTTGTCCACGTTCGCGCCGGGCTCGACCACCGACGTACCACCCTCGGGCTCGTCGTCGACCGACCGCGAGATCGCAAAGCCGATGACGCCGATCAGCACGATCGCGCCGATGATCCCGAACAGCACCCGACGGGGGTTCGCGCTCTCCTCGCTCATGCCGGACAGGGTGTCAGCACCCCGGTGGACGGACAATCACCGGGTCGCCGATGTTGTCCGGATCCTGCGGGTCGCCGTCCGAAAATGGTGTGCCGCGGGACGTCCCGGTCGCCTAGGTTCGATCAGTGACGACGACCCCAGCTCCCCCCGCCGGTTCGAGCACCACCGCACCGCCGGCCTGGCAGCCGGTCGCGGCGATCGCGACGACGTTGCTGCTGTGGGCCTCGGCCTTCGTCGCGATCCGGCACCTCGGGCACGAGGTCAGCCCGGGTGCGCTCTCGTTGGGCCGGCTGCTCATCGCGGCGCTGGCGCTCTCGGTGGTGCTGCTGCGTTCCCCGCGCAACCGGTTCACCCGCACCGAGATCCTCCTGCTGCTCGGCTGCGGGGTCGCGTGGTTCGGCATCTACAACCTGGCCCTGAACGCGAGCGAGCAGAAGATCGACGCCGCCACGGCCGCCATGGTGGTCCAGGTCGGCCCGATCCTGATCGCGCTGCTCGCGGCGCTCTTCCTCGGCGAGAAGCTCACCGGGTCGCTGCTGCTCGGCATGGCGGTCGCCTTCGGTGGCGTGGTCGTGATCGGCAGTGCGATGCGCGGCGACGGAGGCTCCGACCTGGACGGCGTGCTGCTCGCCCTGCTCGCAGCGGCTACCTACGCCATCGGTGTGGTGTGCCAGAAGGTGTTGCTGCGACGTCTCACCGGACTCGAGGTCACCTGCTACGCCTGCTGGATCGGCGTCGTGGTGTGCCTCCCGTGGGTGGGCGACCTGTCGGACGTGGTGACGCACGGATCGGCGCAGACTCTGCTGCTGATCGGGTACCTCGGGCTCTTCCCGACGGCCGTCGCGTTCCTCACCTGGGCGTTCGCCCTGCGCTTCACCGACGCCGGCAAGCAGTCGCTGACCACGTTCCTGGTGCCGGTGATCGCCACGGTGCTGGCCTGGGTGCTGCTCGACGAGGTCCCGCCGGTCCTCGCCTTCGTCGGCGGTGCTGTGTGCATCGGCGGGGTCCTCGTCACCCGGCGCAAGCCGAAGGTGCCGCCGGCCGGTTAGCGAGCACGGGTCGTTGGTCCCGACCTTCGCCGAACGGCCCCGGACCGGGGGTGCGCGGGGTGACAGTGGAGGTCAGCACGATTCACGAAGCCAAGGAGGGCGAGCCGTGCAGACCTCGATGCTGTACACCGTCGGGCGGGCACTGACCCGAGCTCACGACGAGGGGCACGTCGTCGACGTGCTGGTCGGAGGGGTCTGGCTCAGCGGCCGGATCGTCGGCAGCGACACGGCAGGTGTCGTCCTCGAGGACGGCCAGGACCACTGCATCGTCCGGCTCGAGGGGATCATCGCCGTCCGGGTGCGTCGAGGTGAGCTCGTCGAGGACTCCGCGGACGACGCCATGCCGATGCCGCCCCCGGGGACGAACCGGTCAGGTGCTCACACCGCGCGGGTCGTCGACGTGGCGTAGCCGGTGAGGGTCTCGGCGCAGCCCGCGTCGACCTTGAGGCTCGCCAGCTCGTCGCCGCGGGTCTCGCCGCGGTTCACGATCACGATCGGGATGCCGCGTGCGTGCGCCTGCTTCACGAACCGCCGGCCGCTGTAGACCTGCAGCGACGAGCCCAGGACCACGAGTGCCTCGGCCTCCTCGACCAGCCGCTGGCACTCCTGCACCCGGGGCGGAGGCACGCTCTCGCCGAAGAAGATCACGTCGGGCTTGAGGTCGCCACCGCACCGGCCGCACGGCGCGACCACGAAGGTGGCGGTCTCCTCCAGCGCGACGTCGCCGTCGGGCAGCTGCACCAGCGCGTCCGGACCGAAGCCCGGGTTCAGGTCGGCGAGCACGGACTGCAGCTCGGCGCGCGCGGTCGTCGTCGAGCAACCCAGGCAGATCACCTGGTCGAGCCGACCGTGCAGGTCGATGACGTCCCGGTGCCCGGCCGCCCGGTGCAGGCCGTCGACGTTCTGGGTGATCAGGCCCGACAGCCGCCCCTCCGTCTCCAGACCGACCAGCGCCGAGTGCGCGGCGTTCGGGAGGGCGGTCCCCATCGCCGACCACCCGAGGTAGGCACGCGCCCAGTAGCGCTGCCGCGCCGCCTCGGTACGCCGGAAGTCGGCGTACGTCATCGGCCGGCGGACCGGAGCTCCCGGCCCGCGGTAGTCGGGGATCCCGGAGTCGGTCGACACGCCGGCACCGGTGAGGACCAGCCAGCGCCGGTCCCCGAGGACGTCGGCCATCGAGTCCGCGGTCGGGGTCGCAGTCGGAAGCGCGCTGGTCACTCCATCATTGTCGCGGACCGCGCAAGCAGCCTCAGCCGATCGGTGCCGCTTCCAGGCCGATCCGGTGGCCGATCTCCCAGAACCGCGCGAGCTCGGGGTAGATGACCGATTTCCCCGTGGTGATCAGCCCGACCGACAGCGCACGCTCGGGGTCGGCCCACCCCATGATGTTGATCCAGCCGAGGTGGCCGAACGCCTTGGTCGTGTTCGGCCCGTACAGGCTGAGCACCTTGCCGCCGAGCATGTAGCCGTAGCTGAAGGCGATCGGCAGACCGAGGCTGCCGTCGACCTCGAGGTGCGACTGCGCGACCCGCGCCCGGCGCAGGGTGCGCTCGCCGATCACCCGGGTGCCGTCGAGCTCGCCCCCGCAGCGCAGCACCTCGTAGAACCGACCGAGCTCGTTCGCGGTGGCGACCCCGTTGGCGGCGGGAAGCACGGCGGTGAGGAACCGCGGGTCGTTCGACATCCGAGTCGCCTCGTCCGGGTGCACGCCGAGCGCGCGGGTCAGGAAGGTGCTCAGCGGCGGGACCGGGATTGGTCCGGTCGGGTAGTTCACCGCCACCTTGCCGATGTCCTCGGGGGCGACGCCGTAGTTCATCCAGCGGAAGCCGAGCGGTTCGAGGATCTCCTCGGCGAGCACGTCGCGGATGCTGCGCCCGGTGATCTCGCGGACCACCTCGCCGAGCAGGCTGCCACCGGACACGGCGTGGTACGCCTGCTTGGTCCCGGCACGGGAGAGCGGCTTGGCGTCGTACATGTACTCGCGCTGGGCCTGCCAGTCGTCGATCGTGTCGAAGGTCAGGGCATCCTTCGGAGCGTTCGGGATGCCCGCGCGGTGCGAGAGCACGTGACCGATCGTGATGTTCGACTTGCCGTTGCGGGCGAACTCGGGGAGGTACTCGGCGACCGGGTCGCCGATGTGCAGCAGACCCTTCTCGTCGAGCAGGTGGATCAGCGTCGCCGTCGTGCCCTTGGTGGCCGAGAAGATGCAGAAGGGGGTGTCGGGGGTGGCCAGCACCTTCTCGGCGTCACGGTGATCATCGGGGCCGTTGCCACTGGCGTGACCGATCGCGCGGTCCAGGACGACCTGGCCCTCCCGGCGCACGCAGAGCGCGACGGCGGGGTGGATGCCGGAGCGGTACAGGTTCCGGGCGGCTTCCCAGATCGCCTCGACGTTGTCGCGGGTCATCCCGACGTCGGTGGGGTCGACCTCGTCACCGACCGTGGTGACCGCGTCCAGGTCCTTCGGGATCCGCGCGCGGCGGAGCAGGTCGGGGACGCCGAGACTGTCGTGGATGAGCGAGGACCTGCGCACTGGTCGAATGTACCGGGCCTTCAGAGGTCGAGCTTGTACCCGAGTCCTCGCACCGTGGTGAGGAAGACCGGCTCCGCGGGACTGGGCTCGATCTTCGCCCGGAGCCGCTTCACGTGCACGTCGAGCGTCTTGGTGTCGCCCACGTAGTCCGATCCCCAGACCCGGTCGATCAGCTGACCGCGGGTGAGCACCCGGCCGGGGTTGCGCAGGAACATCTCGAGGAGCTCGAACTCCTTGAGCGGCAGCCGGACGTCCTCGCCGTCGATGGTGACGACGTGCCGCTCGGTGTCCATCCGGACCGGGCCGGCCTCGAGCGTCAGGGGTGCCAGGTCGGGTTCGGTGCCTCGGCGCAGCACCGCGCGGATCCGGGCGACCAGCTCGCGCGGTGAGTAGGGCTTGGTGATGTAGTCGTCCGCGCCGAGCTCGAGACCGACGACCTTGTCGACCTCGTCGTCCTTCGCGCTGACCATGATCACCGGGACGTTGGACGTCTGCCGGATCTGCCGGCACACCTCGGTGCCGGGCATGCCCGGAAGCATCAGGTCGAGCAGCACGATGTCCGCGCCGGCACGGTCGAACTCGGTCAGTGCGTCGGGGCCGGTGGCGGCGATCGCCACGTCGAAGCCCTCCTTGCGGAGCATGTACGACAGGGCGTCGCTGTAGCTCTCCTCGTCCTCGACTACCAGGACTCGGGTCATGTTGTTGCCTCCACGTTGGTGGTGGGTGTCTTCCTCGGAAGGGTGAGGGTGAACGTCGAACCCTGGCCCTCGACGGACCAGACCCGGACGTCCCCGCCGTGCGAGGCAGCCACGTGCTTGACGATCGACAGCCCCAGGCCGGTGCCGCCGGTGGAACGGTGCCGGGCAGGGTCCACCCGGTAGAACCGTTCGAAGATGCGGTCGATCTCCGTCGCGGGGATACCGATCCCCTGGTCGGTGACGGAGACGTCCACGGTGGTGTCGCCCGGCTTGGCGGAGACCACGACCGAGGAGCCCTCGGGGGAGTAGGCCACCGCGTTCGCGACCAGGTTGCCGATCGCGACGGCGACCTGCTCCCTGTT
The DNA window shown above is from Marmoricola sp. OAE513 and carries:
- the typA gene encoding translational GTPase TypA; protein product: MSTTTRNDLRNVAIVAHVDHGKTTLVDAMLLQAGAFTEHQAEGVSERAMDSGELEREKGITILAKNTAVHYAGPAAEGKPMTINIIDTPGHADFGGEVERGLSMVDGIVLLVDASEGPLPQTRFVLRKALNADMPVILVVNKTDRGDARIAEVVDETYELFMDLLDESHSQDALDFPVVYASGRAGIASLTAPENATMPDGDSLEPLFQTILDTIPAPTYTEGAPLQAHVTNLDSSPFLGRLALLRIHEGNLKKGQNVAWMKRDGTSKTVKITELLVTEGLERKPGESAGPGDIVAIAGIPDITIGETLADPENPVALPLIHVDEPAISMTIGTNTSPLAGKGPTKNTKVTARLVKDRLDSELIGNVSLRVLPTERPDAWEVQGRGELALAILVEQMRREGFELTVGKPQVVTKEIDGKLHEPTERLTIDAPEEHLGAITQLLALRKGRMEQMTNHGTGWVRMEFLVPSRGLIGFRTDFLTQTRGTGIAHHISEGYEPWAGPIQSRSQGSLVADRAGAATAYAMTNLQERGVMFVEPTTEVYEGMIIGENSRADDMDVNITKEKQQTNVRSSTSDNFEKLIPPKKLSLEQCLEFCRDDECVEVTPDTVRIRKVVLDAGERLRTAARARTAAKNAAANS
- a CDS encoding N-acetylmuramoyl-L-alanine amidase, which codes for MIRSVLAATAVVAVGLTAVLTSGSAPGAERVHDDRPDRVAVVAGQTVVAPETLVARTTARPLAGIRIALDPGHQLGNHRFPAKINRLVPAGGFEKPCNTTGTSTNGGYPEATANFAIASAVKKRLEALGATVLMTRTRNSPKLWGPCVDVRGRFGEKVHASLTVSLHADGTRASGRGFHVIAPKSRKPWTNDIAKRSLRLAKALRAGLDQHGVKRSNYLAGGTGLVIRSDLGTLNKSDVPIAMVELGNMRNAREAKRFSSGKGQQTYAAAVVAGIRKYLRR
- a CDS encoding SDR family NAD(P)-dependent oxidoreductase; this translates as MGNPLPRSPRGAPVSTDQARVAVVTGASSGIGAASARALAADGYRVVCAARRTDRIAQLAEEIGGTAVTCDVTSAASVAALADSVGDRLDVLVNNAGGAFDAAHVADAEIETWQRMYEVNVLGVVRVTQALLPALRATGHGLIVNIGSTAGTNTYVAGGGYTAAKHGLRAVSQTLRLELNGEPIRVTEIAPGMVHTDEFALTRLGDADRAAAVYADVDSPLVAADVAEAVRWVATLPRHVNVDEMVLRPVAQAAQFQLHRGPIFSD
- the mshA gene encoding D-inositol-3-phosphate glycosyltransferase, producing the protein MISLHTSPLEQPGTGDAGGMNVYVTEVAKRLASRGIEVDIFTRATDSQLPALVPVSAGVNVRHIVAGPFEGLAKDELPGQLCVFAREVLRTEAQFDLGHYDAVHSHYWLSGQVGALARDRWGVPLVHSMHTMAKVKNALLAEGDAPEPPARVIGEEQVVAAADMLIANTVDEAKDLINRYDADPSKVEVVHPGVDLDAFRPTSMAAARARLGVRQDAHVLAFVGRIQPLKAPDVLLRAAAELLRQDPSLRHRLVVAVIGGPSGTGLEHPDALVGLARSLGIADVVRFVPPVRRDELVDWYAAATLVCVPSYNESFGLVAVEAQAVGTPVVAAAVGGLTTAVVDGESGFLVEGHDPADYARVFRRVIAEPALRAELSMGAVAQASGFSWERTADATLEVYQRAVQVLTAEGVR
- a CDS encoding YbjN domain-containing protein; the encoded protein is MSAADVLRAALTDGGIDWEELTPGIVDVVLPGERKLKIPVRIEVGAHALSLHAFVCRKPDENFEAVYRWMLERNMKMFAMAFALDAVGDIFLDARLPLSVVTPEEIDRLLGSVLSYADESFNVLLELGFASAIRKEWNWRIANGESTANLEAFRGWLEVEPAAD
- a CDS encoding DMT family transporter translates to MTTTPAPPAGSSTTAPPAWQPVAAIATTLLLWASAFVAIRHLGHEVSPGALSLGRLLIAALALSVVLLRSPRNRFTRTEILLLLGCGVAWFGIYNLALNASEQKIDAATAAMVVQVGPILIALLAALFLGEKLTGSLLLGMAVAFGGVVVIGSAMRGDGGSDLDGVLLALLAAATYAIGVVCQKVLLRRLTGLEVTCYACWIGVVVCLPWVGDLSDVVTHGSAQTLLLIGYLGLFPTAVAFLTWAFALRFTDAGKQSLTTFLVPVIATVLAWVLLDEVPPVLAFVGGAVCIGGVLVTRRKPKVPPAG
- a CDS encoding NAD-dependent protein deacetylase; the encoded protein is MTSALPTATPTADSMADVLGDRRWLVLTGAGVSTDSGIPDYRGPGAPVRRPMTYADFRRTEAARQRYWARAYLGWSAMGTALPNAAHSALVGLETEGRLSGLITQNVDGLHRAAGHRDVIDLHGRLDQVICLGCSTTTARAELQSVLADLNPGFGPDALVQLPDGDVALEETATFVVAPCGRCGGDLKPDVIFFGESVPPPRVQECQRLVEEAEALVVLGSSLQVYSGRRFVKQAHARGIPIVIVNRGETRGDELASLKVDAGCAETLTGYATSTTRAV
- a CDS encoding serine hydrolase encodes the protein MRRSSLIHDSLGVPDLLRRARIPKDLDAVTTVGDEVDPTDVGMTRDNVEAIWEAARNLYRSGIHPAVALCVRREGQVVLDRAIGHASGNGPDDHRDAEKVLATPDTPFCIFSATKGTTATLIHLLDEKGLLHIGDPVAEYLPEFARNGKSNITIGHVLSHRAGIPNAPKDALTFDTIDDWQAQREYMYDAKPLSRAGTKQAYHAVSGGSLLGEVVREITGRSIRDVLAEEILEPLGFRWMNYGVAPEDIGKVAVNYPTGPIPVPPLSTFLTRALGVHPDEATRMSNDPRFLTAVLPAANGVATANELGRFYEVLRCGGELDGTRVIGERTLRRARVAQSHLEVDGSLGLPIAFSYGYMLGGKVLSLYGPNTTKAFGHLGWINIMGWADPERALSVGLITTGKSVIYPELARFWEIGHRIGLEAAPIG
- a CDS encoding response regulator transcription factor; protein product: MTRVLVVEDEESYSDALSYMLRKEGFDVAIAATGPDALTEFDRAGADIVLLDLMLPGMPGTEVCRQIRQTSNVPVIMVSAKDDEVDKVVGLELGADDYITKPYSPRELVARIRAVLRRGTEPDLAPLTLEAGPVRMDTERHVVTIDGEDVRLPLKEFELLEMFLRNPGRVLTRGQLIDRVWGSDYVGDTKTLDVHVKRLRAKIEPSPAEPVFLTTVRGLGYKLDL